DNA sequence from the Microcoleus sp. FACHB-68 genome:
CCGGGTTCACCACATCATTCGCCCCAATTACCAGCGCCACATCTGTCTCATCAAACTGGGGATTGATGTCATCCATATCATAAAGCTGCGGATAAGGCACATTCGCCTCAGCCAGCAACACGTTCATGTGTCCCGGCATCCGACCGGCAACGGGGTGAATCGCATACTTCACTTCCACACCCAGCCGTTCCAACTGATCGGCCAATTCCCGAACCGTGTGCTGTGCCTGGGCAACTGCCATCCCATATCCGGGTACAATCACCACAGATCGGGCATAGCCCAACATCATCGCCGCTTCTTCCGGATCGACGCTGCGAACCGTCTTGTCACCAACAGCGCCGGCTGCGTCACCGCCAGCAGCAGCCGAACCGCCTCCACCAAATGCACCAAATAGCACACTTGTCAAGGAACGGTTCATTGCCTTACACATAATCTGGGTGAGGATTAATCCCGACGCGCCAACCAGCGCACCGGCAATGATCAACATATTGTTCATCACGATAAAGCCGGCCACACTTGCCGCAACCCCTGAATAAGAGTTGAGCAGCGAAATCACCACCGGCATATCGCCCCCACCAATCGGCAGGACAAACATCACACCCAGCACTAGCGAAACCGCAGTCAGTCCCAGCAACACCGTAGTATTAGCCGGTGTCACACACAGATAAACACTGCCGGCAAGTAACGCCACCAACAGCAAGGCATTCACAGGTTGCTGCAACGGAAACGTAATCGGCGCACCCTTAAGGATGCCTTGCAATTTTGCAAACGCAATCAAACTGCCGGTGAAGGTAATTCCGCCGATCAACACGCCCAAAATAATCGTGATGTTGGCATCAAGCGGCACCACATCAGAATGACTGCTGACGCGCCAGTATTCCCCAACCGCCACCAAAGCCGAAGCCGCGCCGCCCAAACCGTTCAACACGCCCACCATCTGGGGCATATCCGTCATCGCCACGCTCTTGGCCATGATCACGCCTAAAATCGAACCGATGATGATTCCAACCAGAATCATCTCGTAGTTCAACACTGAGCGTTCTAGCAGGGTTCCGACGATCGCGATCAACATCCCAACGGCTGCCAGCACATTGCCCTGACGCGCCGTTGCCGGTGAACCCAACTGCTTCAAACCAACAATAAATAAAGATGCTGCAACTAAATAGCTCAGCTGAATGCCTGAGGGTAGAAAATCGCTCATGCTTTCACCTCTTTTTTCTTAAACATTTGCAACATCCGATCAGTCACTAAAAAGCCACCCACAACGTTGATAGTGGCCAAAATAATCGCAATCAAGCCCAAAATCACCGTAACATTCCACTCGCGATCACCGGCAATCAGCAGCGCCCCGATCACCGCAATCCCTGAAATCGCATTCGATCCAGACATCAAAGGCGTGTGCAGCGTCGGAGGCACTTTATTAATCACCTCAAATCCCACAAACGACGCCAAAACAAATACAACTAAACCGGCAATCAATCCTTCTGCCATAGTTCTCCAAATTCTTTTCCATCAAATCGCTGTGTCTGTAGGGGCGGGTTTAGAAACAAATGTTCAGACAACAGCTTCACGAACAAAACCCGCCTTGACTTGTCAAACTTCGCGTTTAGCTTACCGACGAATGCTGAGGGCTAGACGCCAAAGCATCGCGCACCCGCTGATTGCGAATCTCGCCGGCGTGCGTCACACACGTGCCGCCGGTGATGTCATCCTCAAAATTCAGTTGCATTTGGCCATCCTTAATCAGGTATTGCAGCAACGTCAAAATATTTTTGGAATACATCTGAGACGCGTTCACCGGCATCGACGCTGGCAAATTGATCGGACAAATAATTGTCACCCCGTTGTGATTGACATCTTTACCGGCTTCTGTATAAGCGCAGTTACCGCCCTGTTCCGCAGCCAAATCGACAATCACAGAACCGGGGTGCATTTGGTCGATCATTTCTTCCGTCACCAACCGGGGCGCTTTCCGCCCAGGAACCTGTGCCGTGGTAATTACCACATCGGCGTTGCGAACGTGTTCGCCAATGGTTTCCTGGGTACGCTGCTTGGACGCTTCAGAAATTTCTTTGGCATAACCGCCGGCAGCTACGGTTTCTTCGTTTAGCTGCACTTCGACGAATTTCGCCCCCAAGCTTTGCACTTCTTCCTTCACTGCCGGTCGGATGTCAAACGCTTCCACCATCGCGCCCAAGCGGCGGGCGGTTGCAATCGCTTGCAAGCCTGCGACACCGGCACCGATGATAAACACTTTGGCCGGTTTAATCGTGCCGGCAGCCGTTGTCAGCATCGGGAAAAACTTGGGCGAAGCTGCTGCCGCCAGCAATACCGCCTTATAGCCGGCGACCCCAGCTTGGGAAGACAAAGCATCCATGCTTTGCGCCCGACTGGTGCGGGGGATCATCTCCATACTGAACGCCGTCACTCCCCGATTTGCTAGCTGCTGCACCATAAACGGATCTCCCAAGGGATTGAGAAACCCGATTGATACAGCGCCTTCTCGCAGGCTGTTAACTTCGCGCTCTTTTGGCGGCCCTACTTTAACCAGCACGTCTGCCTCGCCCCACAGCGTCGCGGTATCGGAGATAATCTTCGCCCCTGCCTCTTCGTAAGCAGAATCGGGGAAAAACGACCCTTCACCCGCGCCGGCTTCCACCCAAACCTCTAAACCCTGTTTCACCAACCGGGCTACAGCGTCTGGAACCAAGGCGACACGGTTTTCGCCCACTTCAATTTCTTTTGCAACGGCTATTTTCATAAGCTCTCCAAATCTGTTTTTGCTTGGGCAGTTATTGCCATCAAAACTTTGACTCGATAGGATGATGCGTCTCGCTTTTTTTAGCCGAGTCAACAAACTTTCCCTGTTCTGTCAATTTCTGTATCGCCGCAGGCGTTGCGTGTCTTCTCGCAAAAGCTCGCTTGATTTTCCGCACGGCATTCAGACACACCATAAAATCATTTTTGTTTGACCTTACCAGGCACCTGCGCCCGTCCCCCAACAATTTGAGGTGGCTCTCAAGTTAATCACAAAACGAGCGAGCGTTACAGTTGGGCACCTTTGCCTGATTATTTCTCTAAACAATTCTCCTTCCCTTCCAAATTCTGCAAGTCACTCTAGACGCTGTAATAAGCCTTTGTCTGGGAATATGCGCGTGATTCATTCATTGCCCTGATTTTCAGATTGTTAACTGAGTTTCTCAACTGTAAAGCTACGGGCACCGGCTTGCAGCGATACTTGACCGCTGCCGGTTGAATTACAGCTATATTACTGATATTTTACAAAGCGCGTCTCAAACAAGAGTGACTTTTTGCATACTATTTTGATCCCCAAATAATCCGCAGAATTTTTAACTTATCTTAATAGACTCACTTCTGTACAACCTTGGGTTCTTTTTCTGCTATTACCACATGACCTTGATCGCTATCAAGCTGCTTTCCCGCTGATTGAATTTTTTCAAATGCTTAGCCTATCAGGGATGACAGCCACTTTTCTTGTTTTTACCCTCGTGCGATTGAGCTGCCGGTCTACCCATGATTGTCTCAATTTTTCTAATAATAAAAAATTCATTAAATTTTTGAAATTGCATTAAGAAGCCTTAAGCCATTTCACACACTGCTTAGCCGAACCACTTTTCAGGGTTTGACAGGTTTGATTGCACAAGCTATCTTCAATTAGTTTTTGTGGAAATTTGGGGAGAAATGCCGGACTTTCTAACCCTTAAATCCGATTATCCTAGCCGGCATGAGGGAAGTTATGGAACTTGTGCCAGTGGGAACTCGTCAGGGGTGAAGAATCTCACCCTTTTTCAAGGGATTTACGCACAATTGAGAAAAATCAGGGCGTTAAGGCAGATTTCGGATTGAAAGGATCTTGATCCCCTAAACCTGTCGCTCCTTCAGAATCGGTGGCGTAAGTCCTGTCTCATCGATTCAGAAACAGTAAAGTTTAGTAAACTATTTACCAACTCTTTCACCAGTCCCTGCAAGTCAGGGATCAAGCCTATGGTCTTTAAAGTAGCCTCTACGCGACGTTTCTTGTCGGCAATCGCCATCACCGGCTGTCTATTCACCGGATTGCCTCACCTCAGCAGCTTAGCGCAAGGTTTACCCGGACTGACTTTGTTCGGCGGCCCTCAGCGGGAAAACCAGTTGAACTTCCGGTTAGACTATGGCGCAGCCGGCGCGTGGGATCGCTATCGGCTGAGGATTGGGGCAAAGAAACTCGACTTGGCTGTGTCGCAGTTCGCCATTAATTATCCCGATCACTACGAAGGTTCATTTGACAAAAAAGCCGTTAAGGTGATTGTCGATAAAAAGGAAATACCGCTGCAAGATGTGGTCTGGGACAAAGAGAATTACTTGATTGAAATTTTTCCCCAAGATCCGATTCCCGCCGGCAACAATGTTGAAATCGTTCTCTCAAACGTCCAAAACCCAACCAGGCGTGGGATGTACTATTTTAACTGCCGGATCATCTCCCCAGGGGATGTCCCCCTCCTGCGCTACCTAGGCACCTGGGTTTTGACCATTAGCTAACAACTAACCAAGACAGTTTAAAATAAACCCCACGCTATTTGGGGTTTATTTTGACATTTAGGTGTAACATTAGAGATTGTGACTTTTTTATGCGTAGATAGGCAAGCTCGGAGTAAAATTCTATGACTCAGCGTACCTTGGGCGGGACAAGCCGCAAAAGAAAGAGAGTATCAGGGTTTCGAGTGCGGATGCGGACTAAAAACGGGCAGGGGGTGATTAAAGCTCGCCGTGCCAAAGGACGCTATCGTTTGGCAGTGTAGCGGGTTGTTAGCTGCTTAGATGGGGGAGCGAAACAACAAGCACGGTGTTACCCAAAGAGAACAGACTCAAACACCGGCAAGATTTTAACGCCGTATACCGAGGTGGGCTTCGCCGCACCGGCGGAAACCTCACGCTGAGAGCGTTACGGCGTCAGCATCCTTGCCAAAAAAATGCTAAAAATTCTCGTCAAGCAGTCCTGCCGGCGGCACCAACCGCAGGCAAACCCACTCGCATTGGCATTACTATCAGCCAAAAAGTGAGCAAAAAAGCCGTAATCCGCAACCGGATTAAGCGGCAAATTCGGGCAGCCTTACGCCAACTTTTACCCCGCCTGTCACCAGGGTGGGATTTTGTAATCGTTGTTGGGCCGGCAGCAATAGAGTGCAATTACGGTCAATTTCTGCAAGAATTAGAGCAGTTGTTGGCACAAGCAGAGGTACTAAATGGGCATTCGAGAGGAAGTCTACTTTGAGGGCGGTCCTCATATTGGAGATTTGATCGTGAATATCCTGCTGGGGTTAACAATTATCTGCTTGCCCCTAACCATTGGAGCAACTGTGAGGGCGCTTTGGCTGCGCTATCGCATCACCAACCGCCGAATTTCTGTAACCGGCGGTTGGATGGGACGAGATCGCACCGACATTATCTATTCAGACATCGCCAAAGTGGTAACAGTGCCCCGTGGCATCGGTATTTGGGGAGATATGGTAATCACCCTAAAAGATGGCAGTCGCTTAGAACTCAGAGCAGTTCCCAAGTTCCGAGACATTTATGCCTACATCAACGAACGGTTATCTCCCAAGGCACAGCAAGTAAGCGGGGCAATCGGTCGTTAAAATAGTTGAGGAAGTTTCGCGGTTATCCGCAAACACCCAGTAAAGGTCAGCACAAAGTTGTTACCCTTTACTAAACCAACTAAAAACCATAGCAGCACACAACGAATACTAAAAAACGCAGTCGTTGTAATTGTGCTGATTGGCTTTTAGGCTGGCTAATATTGAAGCTAAGTTAAATTCTGAAAACTTCAGAGCGCACAGGTTGACATAGAACGAATGGACTTTGGTGTCGGGTTTCTTTCCAATAACGTTATGCTGCCGATCCTGGATTTTTTCTACGGGATCGTGCCCAGCTATGGTTTAGCCATCGTGGCTCTGACGTTAGTAATTCGCTTGGCCCTCTTTCCCCTGAATGCCGGCTCTATTCGCAATATGCGACGGATGAAGGTAGCTCAGCCAGTGATGCAAAAGCGGGTCAAAGAATTACAAGAGCGTTACAAAGACAATCCTGCGAAACAGCAGGAAGAAATGCAAAAGGTCTATCAAGAATTTGGCAACCCGCTAGCCGGCTGCCTGCCTTTGCTGATACAAATGCCGGTGTTATTTGCGCTGTTTGCGACCTTAAGAGGGTCGCCATTTTCTAACGTAAATTACACGGTCAATTTGGAAATCTTTCCTCAAGAACAGATTGAAAGGATTGTCCCCCAAGCCTTTACAACGCCTCCCCAAAATATTTATCTATCTGATGGGGTACACGCGCCGGTGACTGCGCTGCTTCCAGGGGGAAATAAACTCACAGTTGGTGAAAAAACAAAGCTAGAGTTTCAGACAGTCGAAGGCAAACCCTTAAAGGCGCTGCTGACAGACTATCCTGAAACCAAACTCGCTCCCACCTGGCAAGTCACCAAAGGCGAAGAGCGGGTGGAAATCGGTGAAGATGGAACTCTCAAAGCCTTAGAACCTGGGGAAGTGACACTACAAGGCACTCTTCCAGGTCTTGCCGCTGACAAAGGCTTTCTATTTATCGAAGCCTTGGGCCGCGTGGGTGCTTGGGACGAAGATGGAACCATCCACTGGGATATTCTGGTGATGGTGCTGGGATTTGGGGTTAGCTTGTATATCAACCAGCTACTCTCAGGACAAGGCCAATCTTCCGGGGGCAACCCTCAGCAAGAAACAGTAAACAAACTCACCCCGATACTTTTTTCAGGGATGTTTCTGTTCTTTCCCCTACCGGCTGGGGTGCTGATGTATATGCTCATTGCCAACATCTTTCAGACTGTCCAGACGTTTATTCTGTCGCGAGAGCCACTGCCAGAGAACCTGCAGAAGCTTGTAGAGGCTCAAGCAACGGCTGCTGAGAGTGGTGGCAAGGAACGGGAATCACTTCCCTTTGAACCAGGCCGTCCTAAGAAGAAAGCTTGATGGAAGCTATGAGCGATCAGACAAAGATGATACGGGGTCAGGAGTGGTTGGAAAAACTGCTCAAACTAGCTGCTATTCCATCAACGGTAACAGCCGAGCCAAGTCCAGAAGGTTTGGCAGAACCGGGTAGCTACTGGTTAACGGTTGAAGAAAAGCACCTGACGCCCCAACAAATCGAACTTTTGATTGGGCCTGACGGTGCGGTGATCGACGCCATTCAGTACCTAGCCAACAGCATCCTGAACATCGGTCAAGAGGAGGATCAGCAAGCCTCCTACACCATAGAGTTGCAGGGCTATCGGGTTCGCCGGCAAGCTGAACTCCGTGAAATGGCAGATCGGGCAGCCGAACAGGTGCGCCAAACCGGCCAAGAATTTGAGATGAGCGCCCTTTCTGCCGCCGAAAGGCGGCAGGTTCATACCTTTTTGAAGGAGTGTGAGGATTTAGAAACCTACAGTCGAGGGCAAGAACCCGATCGGCGTCTCGTTGTGCGCCTGCGCTGAATTCAGCAAACAGGCTACAGCGTTTAAGAGTCTGCCGGTGGAGACAAACTTATTGCCCGCTCTAGAGTGTAGGAACCAGCGAGTCAAAAAGCTGGCTCGTGTGGATGGGTTGAAAAGGGCACCCCTACACCGTTGACTGCTTGTTCGGAGGATTGCACTCAATCATGGAAGCGATTTACATTCCGCAGCTCATTAGAACCCGCGAACAGACAGAAGTCGTTCAGTTTGAAGAATTTCTGCCCGATTTAGAAACGTTGACACCCCTACGAGGGCAGATGAAAGTGACGCATCGCGGAAACTATCTTGAAGTTTCCGCCCAAGCAGAAACGATCGTCACCCTCACTTGTCATCGCTGCTTACAACAGTACAATCACCGGCTCAAGATAAAACCGTCTGAATTAATTTGGCTGGAAGAATCCGCTAATGGGCCAGATACTGGCCCTCAAGAGCGGGAAACGGCTCTCGAAGATTTAGTCGAAACCCTTCCCCCACAAGGCTATTTTGAACCGAGTGAGTGGTTGTACCAACAGGTTTGTCTGGCAATTCCGCACCGGCAGCTCTGCGATTCTCAGTGTAAGGGAATTCAACTGGCTGAAGATGAGGGGGGTAATGTTAGCGAACAACCAGCCGCAGATCAGCGGTGGTCGGCTTTGGAAGCACTAAAACGACAGCTCCCTAAATAGTATTGAGTCATTTAGAGTTTAGAGTTTAGATTGATTTAAACTCTAAACTCTAAAAATTTAAAATAAAAATTTAAAATCCTATGGCTTTTAGTGATGAATTTGAACTGCTACTGCGAGCTCGCTATCCCTTAATTTACATACCAACTCGTGAGGAAGAACGAGTCGAAGCCGCGATCTCACAGTGCGCTCACCGGCAAGGAAACAGAGCCGTTTATATCTGGGATTTTGTGGATGGCTACCAGAGCAACCCTAATGACAGTGGGTTTGGACGCCGCAATCCCCTGCAAGCTTTGGAATTCGTGGAAAAATTGCCGGCAAGTGCAGCCGCCATCTTCATCCTGCGAGACTTCCACCGCTTTTTAGAAGATGTCTCGGTGTCAAGAAAGCTGCGAAACTTGGCAAGACTCCTTAAATCCCAGCCAAAAAATGTGGTGATCGTTTCGCCCCAGCTATTGATTCCAGAGGATCTCAGCGAAGTTCTGACAGTCGTAGAGTTTGCTCTGCCAAACCCTAGTGACATCCACGCCGAAGTTGAGCGCCTGTTAAACGCCACAGGTCACTCATTAGAAAGTAGAGTTTTAGATGAAATCGTGCGTTCCTGTCAAGGTCTTTCGATTGATCGAATTCGCCGGGTTCTCGCAAAAGCCATCGCCACACACGGCCAACTCGCACCCGATGATGTCGAGCTGATTTTAGAAGAAAAACGCCAAATTATCCGCCAAACCCAAATTTTAGAGTTCTACCCCACCAGCGAGCGAATTTCTGATATTGGTGGGTTAGATAACCTCAAAGACTGGTTACTACGCCGAGGCAGTGCTTTTTCAGAACGAGCAAGGCAATACGGATTGCCTCATCCCAGAGGGTTGCTACTCGTCGGTATCCAAGGCACCGGCAAATCTTTGACTGCCAAAGCCATCTCCCACCACTGGCACTTACCTTTGTTGCGCTTAGATGTTGGGCGCTTGTTTGGGGGATTGGTGGGCGAATCAGAATCGCGCACTCGGCAAATGATCCAGCTAGCAGAAGCCTTGGCTCCTTGTGTGCTATGGATTGACGAAATTGACAAAGCCTTTGCCGGCTTTAACAGTAAAGGTGATGCCGGCACCACCAGCCGCGTCTTTGGCACCTTTATTACCTGGTTGGCTGAAAAAACTTCGCCGGTATTTGTGGTTGCTACCGCCAATAACATCCAGTCGCTGCCAGCAGAAATGCTGCGGAAAGGCCGGTTTGATGAAATATTCTTTGTTGGTTTACCCAACCAGGAAGAACGTCGCGCCATTTTTGGTGTGCATTTGTCCCGTTTGCGGCCTCACAACTTGAAAAACTACGATTTAGACCGGCTAGCCTATGAAACGCCAGATTTTTCTGGGGCAGAAATCGAGCAATCACTGATCGAGGCGATGCACATTGGCTTTAGCCAAAACCGAGACTTCACCACAGATGATATTTTAGAATCGGCCAGTCAGATTGTGCCCCTCGCTCGCACCGCTCAAGAACAAATTCAGTTTCTCCAAGATTGGGCTGATGCCGGTAAAGCTCGTCTGGCTTCTAGACACAGCAGTTTAAGCAGACGGCGGTCAAACTTAAAACTTGAGTGAGCTTTCCTCATGCCCCCGACCCGCTACAATGTTTTCAATTTGGCCGGCAACCCCCTCTAACCGCAGGCCGGTGTAACACAGAAACGACAAACCCGAGTGAACGCAGTAACAGTTGGATGGAGTAGCCTTGAAAAAGTTGTCCGGATTCCTACAATTTACCATCGGTTTACTGTTGGCCATTGCCTTCCTTCTCGGTGGGGGCATTGCCGCAGCCTTATACCTAGCAGCCAAACACTCCACACAGCCCGAAAGACCCGTTTTCGATGAAGAGCGGGTGGCCACTCAATCGGCAGCCCGCAATGCCAAAAGTGCTTCAACCCAGCAAAAACCAGCAGCAACGCCAGGTGCGCCACCTTCCACACCGAAGCCTCTCGAAGCCGGAGCTTACCGCGCTCGTGTAACTTGGCCTCAAGGCTTACTGCTGCGGGACAGTCCCAGCTTTAACGCCAACAGTCTAGGAGGTATCCCCTTCAACGGACAGGTTGTAGTTCTCGAAGAAAGCTCAGATAAAGAATGGCAGCAAGTGCGCTTGGAAAATAGTGATCAAAAAGGCTGGATTAAAGGTGGCAACATTGAGCGAATTAACGAATAATCAACTTTTCTTTCCAACTGAAGTGGCATAGCCTCTAAGAATAAAGGGTGAGATGGGAAGTATTAAGAAACTTAGCAAAGTTTAAATCTTCATTGCAAAATCTCAGCCAGCTTTAGAGTTGGAAAAACAGGGTGGTAGGATAACTCATCACTATCAAAAAACTGACCCTGGATAGAAAAGATGTACCACAAAAATTCTAATAAAGATTGGCTTGGCTCTGCTGTTATTGCCGCTTTAGGAGCGGGTATCGTTACATCCTTTGCCGTTAGTCAAGGCCAAAACCCGCTTGTGGGTTTGGGAATTACAGGGTTCGCCGCAGTCGTTGCCTTATTATTTGATCGAGCCGGTTTAGTTTAAGAGCCGGCGCTGAAGCTGAAGCGATGCTCGGCTATCGTGTTAGTTGTTAAAAAAAATTTGACAGCCCTAACAATCCTTTGTGATCTGTCAATGAGCATCAGCCTAAAAAGCTTGTCGTGCGGGCATCTTGCCCGCGAGAAATCAGACAACCGATTAAAGATTGCTATAGAACTCACGTCAAGCGCGATCCATGTCCGCAATGAGTATAAACTAGGTGGTAAGAATTCAGCTGGAATATAATGGAAACCCTTGCCTATCTTCATCTAGCTGTCGCCTACGAGGAACCAACAAACCCCCAGCCCCTTACAAGCTTTAGGTGTTTAGAAAACTTTGAAGGGCTGAGATGGAAAAAGCTTTCAAGCCGGCCTTTGCTGCGAGTGCTGTCCCTAGCCATCGCCTCAGCCACTTTGAGTTTGACGAGCAACGCCCTAGCTGCCGTGGGGCGAGGAGATAGCGGTTCCCAAGTGACGGCTGTCCAAGAAAATTTAACAGCTCTAGGCTACTTTGATGGGCCAATCACAGGATATTTTGGCTCCTTAACCGAGTCATCTGTGATGGAATTTCAACAAGCCAACGCATTACCCGCCGATGGCCTCGTGGGTTCCCAGACGCAAGCCGCACTACAGCAACAAGCCGGCACAGTTTCAAATCAAAGCCTTTACCCAACTTCCAGTGATAGCAGCCTAAAGCGGGGCGCTAGCGGTTCAGAGGTGGAGGCGCTGCAAAAATCGTTGCAAGCTGCCGGCTATTATGATGGCCCACTCACGGGAACTTTTGGTTCTTTAACAGAAGCCGGTGTGATCCGCTGGCAGCAAGCGAAGGGATTGAAAGCCAA
Encoded proteins:
- the yidC gene encoding membrane protein insertase YidC, yielding MDFGVGFLSNNVMLPILDFFYGIVPSYGLAIVALTLVIRLALFPLNAGSIRNMRRMKVAQPVMQKRVKELQERYKDNPAKQQEEMQKVYQEFGNPLAGCLPLLIQMPVLFALFATLRGSPFSNVNYTVNLEIFPQEQIERIVPQAFTTPPQNIYLSDGVHAPVTALLPGGNKLTVGEKTKLEFQTVEGKPLKALLTDYPETKLAPTWQVTKGEERVEIGEDGTLKALEPGEVTLQGTLPGLAADKGFLFIEALGRVGAWDEDGTIHWDILVMVLGFGVSLYINQLLSGQGQSSGGNPQQETVNKLTPILFSGMFLFFPLPAGVLMYMLIANIFQTVQTFILSREPLPENLQKLVEAQATAAESGGKERESLPFEPGRPKKKA
- a CDS encoding DUF2808 domain-containing protein, with amino-acid sequence MVFKVASTRRFLSAIAITGCLFTGLPHLSSLAQGLPGLTLFGGPQRENQLNFRLDYGAAGAWDRYRLRIGAKKLDLAVSQFAINYPDHYEGSFDKKAVKVIVDKKEIPLQDVVWDKENYLIEIFPQDPIPAGNNVEIVLSNVQNPTRRGMYYFNCRIISPGDVPLLRYLGTWVLTIS
- a CDS encoding SH3 domain-containing protein, which encodes MKKLSGFLQFTIGLLLAIAFLLGGGIAAALYLAAKHSTQPERPVFDEERVATQSAARNAKSASTQQKPAATPGAPPSTPKPLEAGAYRARVTWPQGLLLRDSPSFNANSLGGIPFNGQVVVLEESSDKEWQQVRLENSDQKGWIKGGNIERINE
- a CDS encoding R3H domain-containing nucleic acid-binding protein, whose protein sequence is MSDQTKMIRGQEWLEKLLKLAAIPSTVTAEPSPEGLAEPGSYWLTVEEKHLTPQQIELLIGPDGAVIDAIQYLANSILNIGQEEDQQASYTIELQGYRVRRQAELREMADRAAEQVRQTGQEFEMSALSAAERRQVHTFLKECEDLETYSRGQEPDRRLVVRLR
- a CDS encoding YceD family protein, with product MEAIYIPQLIRTREQTEVVQFEEFLPDLETLTPLRGQMKVTHRGNYLEVSAQAETIVTLTCHRCLQQYNHRLKIKPSELIWLEESANGPDTGPQERETALEDLVETLPPQGYFEPSEWLYQQVCLAIPHRQLCDSQCKGIQLAEDEGGNVSEQPAADQRWSALEALKRQLPK
- a CDS encoding NAD(P) transhydrogenase subunit alpha, which gives rise to MAEGLIAGLVVFVLASFVGFEVINKVPPTLHTPLMSGSNAISGIAVIGALLIAGDREWNVTVILGLIAIILATINVVGGFLVTDRMLQMFKKKEVKA
- a CDS encoding NAD(P)(+) transhydrogenase (Re/Si-specific) subunit beta translates to MSDFLPSGIQLSYLVAASLFIVGLKQLGSPATARQGNVLAAVGMLIAIVGTLLERSVLNYEMILVGIIIGSILGVIMAKSVAMTDMPQMVGVLNGLGGAASALVAVGEYWRVSSHSDVVPLDANITIILGVLIGGITFTGSLIAFAKLQGILKGAPITFPLQQPVNALLLVALLAGSVYLCVTPANTTVLLGLTAVSLVLGVMFVLPIGGGDMPVVISLLNSYSGVAASVAGFIVMNNMLIIAGALVGASGLILTQIMCKAMNRSLTSVLFGAFGGGGSAAAGGDAAGAVGDKTVRSVDPEEAAMMLGYARSVVIVPGYGMAVAQAQHTVRELADQLERLGVEVKYAIHPVAGRMPGHMNVLLAEANVPYPQLYDMDDINPQFDETDVALVIGANDVVNPAARHDAGSPIYGMPILEVDKAKHTIVIKRGMSAGFAGIENELFYKEKTMMLFGSAKDAVAKLVSEVKHL
- a CDS encoding AAA family ATPase, encoding MAFSDEFELLLRARYPLIYIPTREEERVEAAISQCAHRQGNRAVYIWDFVDGYQSNPNDSGFGRRNPLQALEFVEKLPASAAAIFILRDFHRFLEDVSVSRKLRNLARLLKSQPKNVVIVSPQLLIPEDLSEVLTVVEFALPNPSDIHAEVERLLNATGHSLESRVLDEIVRSCQGLSIDRIRRVLAKAIATHGQLAPDDVELILEEKRQIIRQTQILEFYPTSERISDIGGLDNLKDWLLRRGSAFSERARQYGLPHPRGLLLVGIQGTGKSLTAKAISHHWHLPLLRLDVGRLFGGLVGESESRTRQMIQLAEALAPCVLWIDEIDKAFAGFNSKGDAGTTSRVFGTFITWLAEKTSPVFVVATANNIQSLPAEMLRKGRFDEIFFVGLPNQEERRAIFGVHLSRLRPHNLKNYDLDRLAYETPDFSGAEIEQSLIEAMHIGFSQNRDFTTDDILESASQIVPLARTAQEQIQFLQDWADAGKARLASRHSSLSRRRSNLKLE
- a CDS encoding Re/Si-specific NAD(P)(+) transhydrogenase subunit alpha, yielding MKIAVAKEIEVGENRVALVPDAVARLVKQGLEVWVEAGAGEGSFFPDSAYEEAGAKIISDTATLWGEADVLVKVGPPKEREVNSLREGAVSIGFLNPLGDPFMVQQLANRGVTAFSMEMIPRTSRAQSMDALSSQAGVAGYKAVLLAAAASPKFFPMLTTAAGTIKPAKVFIIGAGVAGLQAIATARRLGAMVEAFDIRPAVKEEVQSLGAKFVEVQLNEETVAAGGYAKEISEASKQRTQETIGEHVRNADVVITTAQVPGRKAPRLVTEEMIDQMHPGSVIVDLAAEQGGNCAYTEAGKDVNHNGVTIICPINLPASMPVNASQMYSKNILTLLQYLIKDGQMQLNFEDDITGGTCVTHAGEIRNQRVRDALASSPQHSSVS
- the rpmH gene encoding 50S ribosomal protein L34: MTQRTLGGTSRKRKRVSGFRVRMRTKNGQGVIKARRAKGRYRLAV
- a CDS encoding PH domain-containing protein → MGIREEVYFEGGPHIGDLIVNILLGLTIICLPLTIGATVRALWLRYRITNRRISVTGGWMGRDRTDIIYSDIAKVVTVPRGIGIWGDMVITLKDGSRLELRAVPKFRDIYAYINERLSPKAQQVSGAIGR
- the rnpA gene encoding ribonuclease P protein component, with amino-acid sequence MLPKENRLKHRQDFNAVYRGGLRRTGGNLTLRALRRQHPCQKNAKNSRQAVLPAAPTAGKPTRIGITISQKVSKKAVIRNRIKRQIRAALRQLLPRLSPGWDFVIVVGPAAIECNYGQFLQELEQLLAQAEVLNGHSRGSLL
- a CDS encoding peptidoglycan-binding protein, producing the protein METLAYLHLAVAYEEPTNPQPLTSFRCLENFEGLRWKKLSSRPLLRVLSLAIASATLSLTSNALAAVGRGDSGSQVTAVQENLTALGYFDGPITGYFGSLTESSVMEFQQANALPADGLVGSQTQAALQQQAGTVSNQSLYPTSSDSSLKRGASGSEVEALQKSLQAAGYYDGPLTGTFGSLTEAGVIRWQQAKGLKANGIVDSSALAALTNKQGLATPAVAVPSSTTGDFLLRGDTGTAVSDLQRLLTEAGYFEGKIDGYFDATTEAAVIRFQRDARLRADGVVGSETLAALSGGRGQEERRPTATSLNIPKYSVLDLQKRLKERGFYNGDLDGQLGLETQTAIDAAQRYYGVSSNDILVGRF